In Gossypium raimondii isolate GPD5lz chromosome 12, ASM2569854v1, whole genome shotgun sequence, a single window of DNA contains:
- the LOC105765551 gene encoding DNA mismatch repair protein MSH3 isoform X1, with protein MGKQKQQVISRFFASKPKIPAASTPPPSNPSSHSSPPPKPVISSPNVKTTVSFSPSKRKLLSSHLASTPKRLKPTLSPHTQNPVPPQSNPSLHQKFLQKLLEPPSPPLLESSIEPSESDHKKYTPLEQQVVDLKNKYRDVLLMVEVGYRFRFFGKDAEIAAKVLGIYAHVDRNFLTASVPTFRLNVYVRRLVSAGYKVGVVKQTETAAIKAHGSNRVGPFGRGLSALYTKATLEAAEDVGGKEEGCGAESNYLVSVVEKVLDVSGSVSNFGGANVRIGIVGVEISTGDVVYGEFDDGVMRSGLEAVVLSLAPAELLLGQPLSKQTEKLLMAYAGPASNVRLEHASCDCFKDGGALEDVMSLYEKMVEDNLADNVNQLAEATEQRNSIQGVLNMPDLALQALALTIRHLKQFGFERILCCGASFRSLSSRVEMNLSANTLQQLEILRNNSDGSETGSLLGVMNHTLTTYGSRLLRHWVTHPLCDRNMITARLDAVSEIALSMGSYKGSQSIVEIEGGDSDATIMQPELSCLLSSVLTFLGRSPDIQRGITRIFHRTATPSEFTAVIQAILSAGKQLKRLHINEEYEDYGCNKIGVAIVQSALLRRLILTASSSKVLGNAVKLLSTLNKEAADKGDFTDLIIISKDQFPEVARARKALQLAKEKLDNLIGLYRKQFRNHKLEFTCVSGTTHLVELSIDAKVPSNWVKVSSTKKTVRYHPPEVLTALDQLRLANEELTIICRAAWGSFLMEFGEYYMDFQAAVQALATLDCLHSLAILSKNKNYVRPIFMEDNRPVQIQIHAGRHPVLETILQDNFVPNDTILHADREYCQIVTGPNMGGKSCYIRQVALIAMMAQVGSFVPAESATLPVLDAIYSRMGASDSIQQGRSTFLEELSEASQILHSCTANSLVIIDELGRGTSTHDGVAIAYATLHYLLEQKKCMVLFVTHYPKIADIKAEFPGSVEAYHVSYLTSNNDEGTIDSKSDHEITYLYKLVPGVSARSFGFKVALLAQLPSSCINKAMIMATRLETIESSRARKKSGEKQLQETPSSDQELETQAIVLKSTASFRGERTEDSEEFVSAVRDLLSKLKSATTDDDCAKSLELFKEAQGIANELINR; from the exons ATGGGCAAGCAAAAGCAGCAAGTGATTTCTCGTTTCTTTGCTTCCAAACCCAAAATTCCGGCCGCCTCAACTCCTCCACCGTCAAACCCTTCGTCGCATTCTTCTCCTCCGCCGAAGCCGGTGATTTCCTCTCCTAATGTTAAAACGACGGTCTCGTTTTCTCCTTCAAAACGGAAACTTCTGTCTTCCCACCTCGCTTCCACTCCTAAAAGACTCAAACCCACGCTTTCTCCTCACACCCAGAACCCAGTTCCTCCTCAGTCTAATCCTTCACTCCACCAGAAGTTCCTCCAGAAACTTCTCGAACCCCCTTCACCGCCTCTTCTGGAATCTTCTATCGAACCTTCCGAATCCGATCACAAGAAGTACACTCCATTGGAACAGCAAGTTGtggatttaaaaaataagtaccGGGATGTTCTTCTCATGGTGGAAGTTGGTTATAGGTTTCGGTTCTTTGGGAAAGATGCGGAAATAGCAGCTAAAGTGTTGGGGATTTACGCCCATGTTGATCGCAACTTCTTGACAGCAAGCGTGCCAACTTTTCGACTGAATGTCTACGTGAGGAGGCTGGTTAGTGCCGGGTACAAGGTTGGGGTGGTGAAACAGACAGAAACAGCTGCTATTAAGGCTCATGGTTCCAACCGGGTTGGTCCGTTTGGCAGAGGTTTGTCGGCGTTGTACACGAAAGCTACGCTGGAGGCGGCGGAGGATGTGGGAGGGAAAGAGGAAGGGTGTGGTGCAGAGAGTAATTATTTGGTTAGTGTTGTGGAGAAAGTTTTGGATGTTTCCGGGTCGGTTTCAAATTTTGGTGGGGCTAATGTGAGGATTGGTATTGTTGGAGTAGAGATTTCAACCGGGGATGTTGTTTACGGTGAGTTCGATGATGGGGTTATGAGGAGTGGGCTTGAAGCTGTGGTTTTGAGCTTGGCTCCGGCCGAGTTATTGCTCGGACAACCACTTTCGAAACAAACAGAGAAG TTGTTAATGGCATATGCTGGACCTGCCTCGAATGTTCGTCTGGAGCATGCCTCTTGTGATTGTTTCAAGGATGGTGGTGCACTTGAGGATGTGATGTCCCTTTATGAGAAGATGGTTGAAGATAATTTAGCAGACAATGTGAATCAGTTAGCAGAGGCTACAGAACAAAGAAATTCAATTCAG GGAGTCCTGAACATGCCAGATTTGGCTTTACAAGCGCTGGCCTTAACTATTCGTCATCTCAAGCAATTTGGATTTGAAAGAATTTTGTGCTGTGGAGCTTCATTTCGCTCCTTATCAAGCAGGGTGGAGATGAACCTTTCAGCAAATACACTTCAACAATTAGAG ATTCTGAGGAATAATTCAGATGGTTCTGAAACTGGCTCGTTGCTAGGAGTCATGAATCATACTCTCACTACTTATGGATCGAGGCTTTTAAGACACTGG GTTACTCACCCATTATGTGATAGAAACATGATAACTGCTCGACTGGATGCTGTGTCTGAAATTGCTTTGTCAATGGGGTCTTATAAAGGCTCTCAGAGTATTGTTGAGATTGAGGGGGGAGATTCTGATGCAACCATTATGCAGCCAGAACTGTCCTGTTTGCTTTCCTCAGTTTTAACTTTTTTAGGAAGATCACCTGATATTCAACGTGGAATAACAAGAATCTTCCATCGGACTGCCACCCCATCAGAG TTCACTGCAGTTATTCAAGCTATTCTGTCTGCCGGAAAGCAACTTAAGCGGCTTCATATTAATGAAGAATATGAGGACTATGGCTGCAATAAAATTGGAGTTGCAATTGTGCAGTCTGCTCTGTTGAGAAGGTTGATTTTGACTGCTTCATCATCTAAAGTACTTGGCAATGCTGTGAAACTACTGTCTACCCTAAACAAAGAAGCAGCTGATAAAGGGGATTTTACAGACTTAATCATTATATCTAAAGACCAATTTCCAGAG GTTGCTAGAGCTCGGAAAGCACTTCAGTTGGCAAAGGAGAAACTGGATAATTTGATTGGCTTGTATAGAAAGCAATTTAGGAATCACAAATTGGAATTTACATGTGTTTCAGGAACTACACATTTGGTAGAG CTGTCTATAGATGCCAAGGTACCTTCAAACTGGGTTAAGGTAAGCAGTACCAAAAAAACAGTAAGGTATCATCCACCTGAAGTATTGACAGCACTAGACCAGTTAAGACTGGCAAATGAAGAGCTCACCATTATTTGTCGAGCTGCGTGGGGCAGCTTTCTTATGGAGTTTGGAGAATATTATATGGACTTTCAAGCTGCTGTTCAAGCTCTTGCCACTCTGGACTGTTTGCACTCTCTTGCCattctttcaaaaaataag AATTATGTCCGTCCTATCTTTATGGAGGACAATAGACCTGTTCAAATACAAATCCACGCTGGCCGCCACCCT GTACTGGAGACAATCTTACAAGACAATTTTGTTCCAAATGACACAATATTGCATGCAGACCGAGAATATTGTCAGATTGTTACCGGTCCTAATATGGGGGGGAAAAGTTGTTACATTCGCCAGGTTGCTCTAATCGCTATGATGGCTCAG GTTGGTTCCTTTGTACCAGCAGAATCAGCCACTCTGCCTGTCTTAGATGCTATCTACTCAAGGATGGGTGCTTCCGACAGTATCCAACAAGGGAGAAGTACCTTTCTAGAAGAACTAAGTGAGGCTTCTCAAATACTCCACAGTTGCACTGCAAACTCACTGGTCATCATCGATGAGCTTGGAAGAGGAACTAGTACACATGATGGTGTAGCTATTGCTTATGCCACATTGCATTATCTACTGGAGCAGAAAAAATGCATGGTCCTTTTTGTGACCCATTACCCTAAAATTGCTGATATTAAAGCCGAATTTCCTGGGTCTGTGGAGGCATACCATGTCTCGTATCTGACCTCAAATAATGATGAGGGCACTATCGATTCAAAATCTGATCATGAAATAACCTACCTGTATAAGCTTGTCCCTGGTGTTTCTGCAAGGAGTTTTGGTTTCAAGGTTGCTCTGCTCGCGCAG CTGCCTTCATCGTGTATCAATAAAGCAATGATAATGGCTACAAGACTGGAAACGATTGAAAGCAGCAGAGCGAGGAAAAAATCAGGAGAAAAGCAGTTGCAGGAAACACCATCTAGTGATCAAGAACTAGAAACACAAGCAATTGTATTAAAATCTACTGCTAGCTTCCGTGGTGAAAGGACAGAGGATTCAGAAGAATTTGTTAGCGCTGTCAGGGACTTGCTTTCGAAATTGAAGTCTGCAACAACGGATGATGACTGTGCAAAAAGCTTGGAGCTATTTAAAGAAGCTCAAGGCATtgcaaatgaattaataaacag ATAA
- the LOC105765551 gene encoding DNA mismatch repair protein MSH3 isoform X2, which produces MGKQKQQVISRFFASKPKIPAASTPPPSNPSSHSSPPPKPVISSPNVKTTVSFSPSKRKLLSSHLASTPKRLKPTLSPHTQNPVPPQSNPSLHQKFLQKLLEPPSPPLLESSIEPSESDHKKYTPLEQQVVDLKNKYRDVLLMVEVGYRFRFFGKDAEIAAKVLGIYAHVDRNFLTASVPTFRLNVYVRRLVSAGYKVGVVKQTETAAIKAHGSNRVGPFGRGLSALYTKATLEAAEDVGGKEEGCGAESNYLVSVVEKVLDVSGSVSNFGGANVRIGIVGVEISTGDVVYGEFDDGVMRSGLEAVVLSLAPAELLLGQPLSKQTEKLLMAYAGPASNVRLEHASCDCFKDGGALEDVMSLYEKMVEDNLADNVNQLAEATEQRNSIQGVLNMPDLALQALALTIRHLKQFGFERILCCGASFRSLSSRVEMNLSANTLQQLEILRNNSDGSETGSLLGVMNHTLTTYGSRLLRHWVTHPLCDRNMITARLDAVSEIALSMGSYKGSQSIVEIEGGDSDATIMQPELSCLLSSVLTFLGRSPDIQRGITRIFHRTATPSEFTAVIQAILSAGKQLKRLHINEEYEDYGCNKIGVAIVQSALLRRLILTASSSKVLGNAVKLLSTLNKEAADKGDFTDLIIISKDQFPEVARARKALQLAKEKLDNLIGLYRKQFRNHKLEFTCVSGTTHLVELSIDAKVPSNWVKVSSTKKTVRYHPPEVLTALDQLRLANEELTIICRAAWGSFLMEFGEYYMDFQAAVQALATLDCLHSLAILSKNKNYVRPIFMEDNRPVQIQIHAGRHPVLETILQDNFVPNDTILHADREYCQIVTGPNMGGKSCYIRQVALIAMMAQVESESATLPVLDAIYSRMGASDSIQQGRSTFLEELSEASQILHSCTANSLVIIDELGRGTSTHDGVAIAYATLHYLLEQKKCMVLFVTHYPKIADIKAEFPGSVEAYHVSYLTSNNDEGTIDSKSDHEITYLYKLVPGVSARSFGFKVALLAQLPSSCINKAMIMATRLETIESSRARKKSGEKQLQETPSSDQELETQAIVLKSTASFRGERTEDSEEFVSAVRDLLSKLKSATTDDDCAKSLELFKEAQGIANELINR; this is translated from the exons ATGGGCAAGCAAAAGCAGCAAGTGATTTCTCGTTTCTTTGCTTCCAAACCCAAAATTCCGGCCGCCTCAACTCCTCCACCGTCAAACCCTTCGTCGCATTCTTCTCCTCCGCCGAAGCCGGTGATTTCCTCTCCTAATGTTAAAACGACGGTCTCGTTTTCTCCTTCAAAACGGAAACTTCTGTCTTCCCACCTCGCTTCCACTCCTAAAAGACTCAAACCCACGCTTTCTCCTCACACCCAGAACCCAGTTCCTCCTCAGTCTAATCCTTCACTCCACCAGAAGTTCCTCCAGAAACTTCTCGAACCCCCTTCACCGCCTCTTCTGGAATCTTCTATCGAACCTTCCGAATCCGATCACAAGAAGTACACTCCATTGGAACAGCAAGTTGtggatttaaaaaataagtaccGGGATGTTCTTCTCATGGTGGAAGTTGGTTATAGGTTTCGGTTCTTTGGGAAAGATGCGGAAATAGCAGCTAAAGTGTTGGGGATTTACGCCCATGTTGATCGCAACTTCTTGACAGCAAGCGTGCCAACTTTTCGACTGAATGTCTACGTGAGGAGGCTGGTTAGTGCCGGGTACAAGGTTGGGGTGGTGAAACAGACAGAAACAGCTGCTATTAAGGCTCATGGTTCCAACCGGGTTGGTCCGTTTGGCAGAGGTTTGTCGGCGTTGTACACGAAAGCTACGCTGGAGGCGGCGGAGGATGTGGGAGGGAAAGAGGAAGGGTGTGGTGCAGAGAGTAATTATTTGGTTAGTGTTGTGGAGAAAGTTTTGGATGTTTCCGGGTCGGTTTCAAATTTTGGTGGGGCTAATGTGAGGATTGGTATTGTTGGAGTAGAGATTTCAACCGGGGATGTTGTTTACGGTGAGTTCGATGATGGGGTTATGAGGAGTGGGCTTGAAGCTGTGGTTTTGAGCTTGGCTCCGGCCGAGTTATTGCTCGGACAACCACTTTCGAAACAAACAGAGAAG TTGTTAATGGCATATGCTGGACCTGCCTCGAATGTTCGTCTGGAGCATGCCTCTTGTGATTGTTTCAAGGATGGTGGTGCACTTGAGGATGTGATGTCCCTTTATGAGAAGATGGTTGAAGATAATTTAGCAGACAATGTGAATCAGTTAGCAGAGGCTACAGAACAAAGAAATTCAATTCAG GGAGTCCTGAACATGCCAGATTTGGCTTTACAAGCGCTGGCCTTAACTATTCGTCATCTCAAGCAATTTGGATTTGAAAGAATTTTGTGCTGTGGAGCTTCATTTCGCTCCTTATCAAGCAGGGTGGAGATGAACCTTTCAGCAAATACACTTCAACAATTAGAG ATTCTGAGGAATAATTCAGATGGTTCTGAAACTGGCTCGTTGCTAGGAGTCATGAATCATACTCTCACTACTTATGGATCGAGGCTTTTAAGACACTGG GTTACTCACCCATTATGTGATAGAAACATGATAACTGCTCGACTGGATGCTGTGTCTGAAATTGCTTTGTCAATGGGGTCTTATAAAGGCTCTCAGAGTATTGTTGAGATTGAGGGGGGAGATTCTGATGCAACCATTATGCAGCCAGAACTGTCCTGTTTGCTTTCCTCAGTTTTAACTTTTTTAGGAAGATCACCTGATATTCAACGTGGAATAACAAGAATCTTCCATCGGACTGCCACCCCATCAGAG TTCACTGCAGTTATTCAAGCTATTCTGTCTGCCGGAAAGCAACTTAAGCGGCTTCATATTAATGAAGAATATGAGGACTATGGCTGCAATAAAATTGGAGTTGCAATTGTGCAGTCTGCTCTGTTGAGAAGGTTGATTTTGACTGCTTCATCATCTAAAGTACTTGGCAATGCTGTGAAACTACTGTCTACCCTAAACAAAGAAGCAGCTGATAAAGGGGATTTTACAGACTTAATCATTATATCTAAAGACCAATTTCCAGAG GTTGCTAGAGCTCGGAAAGCACTTCAGTTGGCAAAGGAGAAACTGGATAATTTGATTGGCTTGTATAGAAAGCAATTTAGGAATCACAAATTGGAATTTACATGTGTTTCAGGAACTACACATTTGGTAGAG CTGTCTATAGATGCCAAGGTACCTTCAAACTGGGTTAAGGTAAGCAGTACCAAAAAAACAGTAAGGTATCATCCACCTGAAGTATTGACAGCACTAGACCAGTTAAGACTGGCAAATGAAGAGCTCACCATTATTTGTCGAGCTGCGTGGGGCAGCTTTCTTATGGAGTTTGGAGAATATTATATGGACTTTCAAGCTGCTGTTCAAGCTCTTGCCACTCTGGACTGTTTGCACTCTCTTGCCattctttcaaaaaataag AATTATGTCCGTCCTATCTTTATGGAGGACAATAGACCTGTTCAAATACAAATCCACGCTGGCCGCCACCCT GTACTGGAGACAATCTTACAAGACAATTTTGTTCCAAATGACACAATATTGCATGCAGACCGAGAATATTGTCAGATTGTTACCGGTCCTAATATGGGGGGGAAAAGTTGTTACATTCGCCAGGTTGCTCTAATCGCTATGATGGCTCAGGTAGAAT CAGAATCAGCCACTCTGCCTGTCTTAGATGCTATCTACTCAAGGATGGGTGCTTCCGACAGTATCCAACAAGGGAGAAGTACCTTTCTAGAAGAACTAAGTGAGGCTTCTCAAATACTCCACAGTTGCACTGCAAACTCACTGGTCATCATCGATGAGCTTGGAAGAGGAACTAGTACACATGATGGTGTAGCTATTGCTTATGCCACATTGCATTATCTACTGGAGCAGAAAAAATGCATGGTCCTTTTTGTGACCCATTACCCTAAAATTGCTGATATTAAAGCCGAATTTCCTGGGTCTGTGGAGGCATACCATGTCTCGTATCTGACCTCAAATAATGATGAGGGCACTATCGATTCAAAATCTGATCATGAAATAACCTACCTGTATAAGCTTGTCCCTGGTGTTTCTGCAAGGAGTTTTGGTTTCAAGGTTGCTCTGCTCGCGCAG CTGCCTTCATCGTGTATCAATAAAGCAATGATAATGGCTACAAGACTGGAAACGATTGAAAGCAGCAGAGCGAGGAAAAAATCAGGAGAAAAGCAGTTGCAGGAAACACCATCTAGTGATCAAGAACTAGAAACACAAGCAATTGTATTAAAATCTACTGCTAGCTTCCGTGGTGAAAGGACAGAGGATTCAGAAGAATTTGTTAGCGCTGTCAGGGACTTGCTTTCGAAATTGAAGTCTGCAACAACGGATGATGACTGTGCAAAAAGCTTGGAGCTATTTAAAGAAGCTCAAGGCATtgcaaatgaattaataaacag ATAA
- the LOC105765551 gene encoding DNA mismatch repair protein MSH3 isoform X3: MGKQKQQVISRFFASKPKIPAASTPPPSNPSSHSSPPPKPVISSPNVKTTVSFSPSKRKLLSSHLASTPKRLKPTLSPHTQNPVPPQSNPSLHQKFLQKLLEPPSPPLLESSIEPSESDHKKYTPLEQQVVDLKNKYRDVLLMVEVGYRFRFFGKDAEIAAKVLGIYAHVDRNFLTASVPTFRLNVYVRRLVSAGYKVGVVKQTETAAIKAHGSNRVGPFGRGLSALYTKATLEAAEDVGGKEEGCGAESNYLVSVVEKVLDVSGSVSNFGGANVRIGIVGVEISTGDVVYGEFDDGVMRSGLEAVVLSLAPAELLLGQPLSKQTEKLLMAYAGPASNVRLEHASCDCFKDGGALEDVMSLYEKMVEDNLADNVNQLAEATEQRNSIQGVLNMPDLALQALALTIRHLKQFGFERILCCGASFRSLSSRVEMNLSANTLQQLEILRNNSDGSETGSLLGVMNHTLTTYGSRLLRHWVTHPLCDRNMITARLDAVSEIALSMGSYKGSQSIVEIEGGDSDATIMQPELSCLLSSVLTFLGRSPDIQRGITRIFHRTATPSEFTAVIQAILSAGKQLKRLHINEEYEDYGCNKIGVAIVQSALLRRLILTASSSKVLGNAVKLLSTLNKEAADKGDFTDLIIISKDQFPEVARARKALQLAKEKLDNLIGLYRKQFRNHKLEFTCVSGTTHLVELSIDAKVPSNWVKVSSTKKTVRYHPPEVLTALDQLRLANEELTIICRAAWGSFLMEFGEYYMDFQAAVQALATLDCLHSLAILSKNKNYVRPIFMEDNRPVQIQIHAGRHPVLETILQDNFVPNDTILHADREYCQIVTGPNMGGKSCYIRQVALIAMMAQVECWFLCTSRISHSACLRCYLLKDGCFRQYPTREKYLSRRTK; the protein is encoded by the exons ATGGGCAAGCAAAAGCAGCAAGTGATTTCTCGTTTCTTTGCTTCCAAACCCAAAATTCCGGCCGCCTCAACTCCTCCACCGTCAAACCCTTCGTCGCATTCTTCTCCTCCGCCGAAGCCGGTGATTTCCTCTCCTAATGTTAAAACGACGGTCTCGTTTTCTCCTTCAAAACGGAAACTTCTGTCTTCCCACCTCGCTTCCACTCCTAAAAGACTCAAACCCACGCTTTCTCCTCACACCCAGAACCCAGTTCCTCCTCAGTCTAATCCTTCACTCCACCAGAAGTTCCTCCAGAAACTTCTCGAACCCCCTTCACCGCCTCTTCTGGAATCTTCTATCGAACCTTCCGAATCCGATCACAAGAAGTACACTCCATTGGAACAGCAAGTTGtggatttaaaaaataagtaccGGGATGTTCTTCTCATGGTGGAAGTTGGTTATAGGTTTCGGTTCTTTGGGAAAGATGCGGAAATAGCAGCTAAAGTGTTGGGGATTTACGCCCATGTTGATCGCAACTTCTTGACAGCAAGCGTGCCAACTTTTCGACTGAATGTCTACGTGAGGAGGCTGGTTAGTGCCGGGTACAAGGTTGGGGTGGTGAAACAGACAGAAACAGCTGCTATTAAGGCTCATGGTTCCAACCGGGTTGGTCCGTTTGGCAGAGGTTTGTCGGCGTTGTACACGAAAGCTACGCTGGAGGCGGCGGAGGATGTGGGAGGGAAAGAGGAAGGGTGTGGTGCAGAGAGTAATTATTTGGTTAGTGTTGTGGAGAAAGTTTTGGATGTTTCCGGGTCGGTTTCAAATTTTGGTGGGGCTAATGTGAGGATTGGTATTGTTGGAGTAGAGATTTCAACCGGGGATGTTGTTTACGGTGAGTTCGATGATGGGGTTATGAGGAGTGGGCTTGAAGCTGTGGTTTTGAGCTTGGCTCCGGCCGAGTTATTGCTCGGACAACCACTTTCGAAACAAACAGAGAAG TTGTTAATGGCATATGCTGGACCTGCCTCGAATGTTCGTCTGGAGCATGCCTCTTGTGATTGTTTCAAGGATGGTGGTGCACTTGAGGATGTGATGTCCCTTTATGAGAAGATGGTTGAAGATAATTTAGCAGACAATGTGAATCAGTTAGCAGAGGCTACAGAACAAAGAAATTCAATTCAG GGAGTCCTGAACATGCCAGATTTGGCTTTACAAGCGCTGGCCTTAACTATTCGTCATCTCAAGCAATTTGGATTTGAAAGAATTTTGTGCTGTGGAGCTTCATTTCGCTCCTTATCAAGCAGGGTGGAGATGAACCTTTCAGCAAATACACTTCAACAATTAGAG ATTCTGAGGAATAATTCAGATGGTTCTGAAACTGGCTCGTTGCTAGGAGTCATGAATCATACTCTCACTACTTATGGATCGAGGCTTTTAAGACACTGG GTTACTCACCCATTATGTGATAGAAACATGATAACTGCTCGACTGGATGCTGTGTCTGAAATTGCTTTGTCAATGGGGTCTTATAAAGGCTCTCAGAGTATTGTTGAGATTGAGGGGGGAGATTCTGATGCAACCATTATGCAGCCAGAACTGTCCTGTTTGCTTTCCTCAGTTTTAACTTTTTTAGGAAGATCACCTGATATTCAACGTGGAATAACAAGAATCTTCCATCGGACTGCCACCCCATCAGAG TTCACTGCAGTTATTCAAGCTATTCTGTCTGCCGGAAAGCAACTTAAGCGGCTTCATATTAATGAAGAATATGAGGACTATGGCTGCAATAAAATTGGAGTTGCAATTGTGCAGTCTGCTCTGTTGAGAAGGTTGATTTTGACTGCTTCATCATCTAAAGTACTTGGCAATGCTGTGAAACTACTGTCTACCCTAAACAAAGAAGCAGCTGATAAAGGGGATTTTACAGACTTAATCATTATATCTAAAGACCAATTTCCAGAG GTTGCTAGAGCTCGGAAAGCACTTCAGTTGGCAAAGGAGAAACTGGATAATTTGATTGGCTTGTATAGAAAGCAATTTAGGAATCACAAATTGGAATTTACATGTGTTTCAGGAACTACACATTTGGTAGAG CTGTCTATAGATGCCAAGGTACCTTCAAACTGGGTTAAGGTAAGCAGTACCAAAAAAACAGTAAGGTATCATCCACCTGAAGTATTGACAGCACTAGACCAGTTAAGACTGGCAAATGAAGAGCTCACCATTATTTGTCGAGCTGCGTGGGGCAGCTTTCTTATGGAGTTTGGAGAATATTATATGGACTTTCAAGCTGCTGTTCAAGCTCTTGCCACTCTGGACTGTTTGCACTCTCTTGCCattctttcaaaaaataag AATTATGTCCGTCCTATCTTTATGGAGGACAATAGACCTGTTCAAATACAAATCCACGCTGGCCGCCACCCT GTACTGGAGACAATCTTACAAGACAATTTTGTTCCAAATGACACAATATTGCATGCAGACCGAGAATATTGTCAGATTGTTACCGGTCCTAATATGGGGGGGAAAAGTTGTTACATTCGCCAGGTTGCTCTAATCGCTATGATGGCTCAGGTAGAAT GTTGGTTCCTTTGTACCAGCAGAATCAGCCACTCTGCCTGTCTTAGATGCTATCTACTCAAGGATGGGTGCTTCCGACAGTATCCAACAAGGGAGAAGTACCTTTCTAGAAGAACTAAGTGA
- the LOC105765552 gene encoding membrane steroid-binding protein 2 encodes MALQLWETLKEAITAYTGLSPTTFFTVLALLWAVYYVATGLFGSSDDHIHQRSTAFEEQMEPLPPPVQLGEITEEELKQYDGSDSKKPLLMAIKGQIYDVSQSRMFYGPGGPYALFAGKDASRALAKMSFEEKDLTGDISDLGPFELDALQDWEYKFMSKYVKVGSIKKTMVPVTEGDASGEASGAAETDTKQTEDGPSQTPVTESEEKSSPADTKEE; translated from the exons ATGGCTTTGCAGCTATGGGAAACGTTGAAGGAGGCGATAACGGCGTATACGGGTCTATCTCCGACCACTTTTTTCACGGTTCTAGCTCTGTTATGGGCTGTTTACTATGTAGCAACGGGTCTATTTGGGTCATCCGATGACCATATCCATCAACGGTCTACGGCTTTCGAGGAGCAGATGGAGCCGCTGCCGCCACCGGTTCAGCTCGGCGAGATTACCGAGGAGGAACTTAAGCAGTATGATGGGTCGGATTCAAAGAAACCACTCCTTATGGCCATCAAGGGCCAGATCTATGATGTTTCTCAAAGCAG AATGTTTTATGGACCTGGTGGACCTTATGCGTTGTTCGCCGGAAAAGATGCAAGCAGAGCTCTTGCAAAGATGTCTTTCGAAGAAAAAGATCTGACAGGTGATATTTCAGATCTCGGTCCATTCGAATTGGACGCATTGCAGGATTGGGAGTACAAGTTCATGAGCAAGTACGTGAAGGTTGGATCCATCAAGAAGACAATGGTTCCAGTAACCGAAGGGGATGCCAGTGGTGAAGCCTCAGGAGCTGCAGAAACTGATACTAAGCAAACTGAAGATGGTCCATCACAAACTCCAGTTACTGAGTCAGAGGAAAAATCTTCTCCTGCAGATACTAAGGAGGAGTAA